The segment AAACTAACGTGCCTTTATGAGCACGAACTACTTTTGTAAAGTGGGTTTTAATCGCTTCAGATTCATCTTTAGTGATTTCTGGAACGGTGAGAAATAAAATCTCATATCGAAACATAAACAGACTTCCTATGTGGATTCTATGCCAGAAAACTCTGTTAAAGGCATAATAGGGTTATATAAATAAAAACATGTTTTAATCTTAACAAAATTAGAAAAAACGTCCAGTCTAAAACAAAAACTACAATTTTTATGCAAAATTTTGGATTCTTTGAACGACTCGTCCAATGATTCTAAAGTAATCTTTTCCACGAATTAAGGCTACAGGAGCGTCTTTATGATTAACTGGTGACAAAAGAATAAAATCATCAGCATAAGTCACACGCATGATAGCTTTTTTCGGTGTATCGTTGCCATACTCAACAGCTCCGACGTCACCAGTTCTCATCCAAACTTCAGGAGAAATCAAGATCAAATCGTTTTTGTTAAACATAGGAGCCATACTGTTATTATCAATTGCCAATGCAAACATAGATGAATCGGTTAAATTCAGCCCTGGAACAAAAATGTCCTTAAAGCCTGTTGTAATCTGCATTAATTGATTGGTGTATGGTGACGGATTTGATGGAATATCGCCCACAACTGGCACTACGCCAAGCTTTAAGCTCACATCTGTTTTTTCTGGCAAACTAACATTGTTATCAATGTTATCGGTTCTTTTGCGACGCTGCATAAAAAGATCGGTCGGAGTGATCTCAAAAGCGTTTGCTAGCTTTCTTAAGGAATCCTCGTTCCATCTTCTTGTGCCATTTTTAATATGTGTCAAATAACTTTCGGACATCCCTGTTTTTTCTGCTAAAACCCTAGTGGTCCACCCTTTCTCTCTAAGTAATTCTTTAACCCGAAGCTCGGTTGAAAGAGACATAGTAACTCCTTATTTTGAACTTTAGTAGTATGGTAGTATGATTATATGGTACTTATAAGCATAGAGAATATCGAAAAACCGCTATCTGTCAAATAGAAACCCACCCTGGAACTTTTTACACAAAGAGAAAAAAGATGATCAATAAAAAGATGTATACCTTTGAACAAGAACATTGGGACAAAGGCCTCCAGGTCTGCGGAATGGATGAAGTTGGTAGAGGGTGCCTTGCTGGACCAGTTGTAACCTGCGCAGTTATTCTCTGTGAAAACGTCTATCATCCAAATCTCATTGATTCAAAAAAGCTATCTCCGGTAAAATTACGAGAAGTTTACAAATGGTTAATAAACCATTGCACGTACAACATTGCAGTAAGTAGCTCTCGAATTATTGACAAGCATAATATTTACCAAGCAACGGCGATGACCATGAAAAGCTCTCTTTTGCACCTTTTTGACAAAGCGCCTAAACTTCCGAGCCTTATCCTTGTTGATGCTATGCCAATTACTCTTGCGTCAACACCTTACAAAGATATAGAAATTCAATCATTTACTCAGGGTGAATCGAAATCAGCATCGATTGCAGCAGCTTCGATCATAGCAAAAGTAACTCGAGACGCTATCATCACACGCATGAATGAAACTTTCCCATCGTACGAATTATCAAGCCATAAAGGCTACGCTACCGCTAAACATCAAGCTTGTTTGCGCACGCATCAAGCGTCAATTATTCATCGACAGACTTTTTTAAAAAATTTTTTAACGGAACTACACCATGAACAACAATCACTTTTTCTCTGAGATCATTGAAGGCAATTTATCAGAGTGGACCGGCCAATGCTGGAAATGGGACATCATGCCCACTTTTGGTTCGCTTGTGATCACTTCGCATGGTCCGCTTCAAATTTTTGGTATAGTCAACTCCATTAAAACTGGATCAATGGATCCCATTCGGTTCCCAACTCCTTACCAAAAAACAGAAGAAGAACTACTCCTGCAGCAACCACAAATCTTTGAATTTTTACAAACCACCTTTACGTGCATCACCATAGGTTACGGCGAAAATGGTAAAATTTTTTATCATCTCCCCGGCAAACCTCCAAAGATTCATGCTTTTATCGGCAACGCTAGTCCTGAGCAGTGCCAACATTTTTTTGCGAGTGAACAATTTTTACACCTTTTATTTAATCTTCAGCTGGCAAACATTGACGAGCTCCTTTTAGCGCTTCTTAAAAATCTTCACGAAAAAAAAGCGCTCAACAAAACTAATTTTCATAGTTTTATTGAGACGTTTTCTATGCTGTGTAAAAATGATTATCAAAAATTAAAGATATTTCTCCAGCGATCAAATCATTTATTTATAGAGTAGCCACCAGTCGTTCGTCCCGAGTGAAATTGCAAAGCAATTTTGTATCGAGGGATAATTATTCTTTACCCTTCAATACCCAGGCTTCGCGTAAGGCTACGCAGGGCAGGTTATTTTTTTCGAAAAACACCATGTCCGCCGAAGTTCCAATATCCCTCGATACATTCTGCTAAAGCAGAACACTCGGGACGAACGACGGGTAGGTGACAATATACGTAGGCTGGATCAGGGCGAACGACGGGGAAATAATTTACAGCTCGATGTTTTCAGTGTGTTTTTTGCTCTTGGCATTTATGCAACCAAGTCAAAGTCGTACCCACGGTAAAACCGCCAACGCTTACACCTTTCCAAAACTGTTTCTTTCCAGCTTCTGCCATAACGTGCTCGGGAACGCCACTGTGATAATTGTTGGTAATTTTTGGAAAGAAACCAGACGTTGACTGACTGAGTGTTTTAGCATCAATTTTTACAAAATGATTAACACTTGGGCCAACGTTTGGACTGTTTTGATCCACGTGCGGCTGCTCGCAGGAGGTCCATTTAACTTGAGTATGCTCCGTTGTAGATGTTTCAACTGAGCTAGTTAAGGGATTTTTAGGTTGTATATTTTTTGCTCGAGCCAGAAAAGCTACAAGGCTAGAACTCATGGCTACGTGACTTTTGAGCGCTATGCCTTTTAAAGCATTGCCTAAGGATATAAAGCCGCTGCGCACATCAGACTGAATAGTTGAATCTCCAACGGAAGGATTTTCAATTTTTACGTTTGGCGCTCTACTTAAAAAAACTTTTTTACATTTTGAAAAAATGAGCTTTGCGATCCATTGGCCGGTAGGCGTTTTAACTGCCATGCCAACTAAAAAAGCTGCTGGCAATTCCCAAAGAGCTTGTCCCTGTGATGCAGATAATAAAATGACTAAAAACAAAGATTTTTTATTCATAGATTTACCCCTATTCAATCTAAAACATATAATCTCTTACCACGATAACTATATCAAGAAAAACTAAAAATGTTTACAGCAAAGGATATTTAAAGCCGGTTTTTGCCAATCTTACAAATATATGGAATACTAAAATACGT is part of the Candidatus Babeliales bacterium genome and harbors:
- a CDS encoding XRE family transcriptional regulator; its protein translation is MSLSTELRVKELLREKGWTTRVLAEKTGMSESYLTHIKNGTRRWNEDSLRKLANAFEITPTDLFMQRRKRTDNIDNNVSLPEKTDVSLKLGVVPVVGDIPSNPSPYTNQLMQITTGFKDIFVPGLNLTDSSMFALAIDNNSMAPMFNKNDLILISPEVWMRTGDVGAVEYGNDTPKKAIMRVTYADDFILLSPVNHKDAPVALIRGKDYFRIIGRVVQRIQNFA
- a CDS encoding ribonuclease HII; protein product: MINKKMYTFEQEHWDKGLQVCGMDEVGRGCLAGPVVTCAVILCENVYHPNLIDSKKLSPVKLREVYKWLINHCTYNIAVSSSRIIDKHNIYQATAMTMKSSLLHLFDKAPKLPSLILVDAMPITLASTPYKDIEIQSFTQGESKSASIAAASIIAKVTRDAIITRMNETFPSYELSSHKGYATAKHQACLRTHQASIIHRQTFLKNFLTELHHEQQSLFL